A genomic window from Salvia hispanica cultivar TCC Black 2014 chromosome 5, UniMelb_Shisp_WGS_1.0, whole genome shotgun sequence includes:
- the LOC125187572 gene encoding transcription factor bHLH62-like: MDKDYLMSSGIPPPQPLHFETPMPNPWSSDQSFFNPNSSLIHQFPHFDSSWTSIPSSTAAAAVAPPPLAADPGFAERAAKFSRFGSRSLNGRSSPPPLKNSGELPGSGGESSVSDQIPAKVNSRKRKGISRGKSKEDRSNSAKEAADDGSSKRSKQSENCENEEECNKSDQKPPEPPKDYIHVRARRGQATDSHSLAERVRREKISERMKLLQDLVPGCNKVTGKALMLDEIINYVQSLQRQVEFLSMKLASVNPDLDFNMENLLSKDMYQHQQMYPLDSSIYHNQNVQHQQLQGTSISSVEPLPSIGLDGFSENLPQFPAFTEDDLHSIVQMGFLQNSVQNQTSNMKVEL, encoded by the exons atGGACAAAGACTACTTGATGAGCTCAGGCATCCCACCACCCCAACCACTCCACTTCGAAACCCCAATGCCAAATCCATGGAGCTCCGATCAATCCTTCTTCAACCCCAATTCCTCCCTAATCCACCAATTCCCTCATTTTGACTCATCTTGGACCTCAATTCcctcctccaccgccgccgccgccgtcgcccCGCCGCCCCTCGCCGCCGATCCGGGCTTCGCGGAGCGCGCCGCGAAATTCTCCCGCTTCGGCAGCCGCAGCCTCAACGGCCGctcctcgccgccgccgctgaaAAATTCCGGCGAACTCCCCGGCTCCGGCGGAGAATCCTCCGTCTCCGATCAGATTCCGGCGAAGGTGAATTCCCGGAAAAGAAAGGGGATTTCCAGAGGCAAGAGCAAAGAAGACAGATCGAATTCGGCAAAG GAAGCCGCCGACGACGGGAGCTCAAAGCGATCGAAGCAATCGGAAAACTGCGAAAACGAGGAAGAATGTAATAAATCCGACCAAAAGCCGCCGGAGCCGCCGAAGGATTACATTCATGTCCGAGCCAGAAGAGGCCAAGCCACTGACAGCCATAGCTTAGCAGAAAgg gttaggagagagaaaattagtGAGAGAATGAAGCTGCTTCAAGATCTGGTACCAGGTTGCAATAAG GTGACCGGAAAAGCACTAATGCTTGATGAAATCATAAATTACGTCCAATCACTTCAGAGACAAGTCGag TTCTTGTCAATGAAGTTGGCATCAGTGAATCCAGACCTCGATTTCAACATGGAAAACCTTCTCTCCAAAGAT ATGTACCAGCATCAACAAATGTACCCTTTGGATTCCTCAATCTACCATAACCAGAATGTACAACACCAACAGCTGCAAGGTACAAGCATCTCAAGCGTGGAGCCTCTCCCTAGCATTGGACTAGATGGATTCTCTGAAAATTTACCCCAG TTTCCAGCCTTCACTGAAGATGATCTGCACAGCATTGTCCAAATGGGATTTCTCCAGAATTctg ttcaaaatcaaacatcaAATATGAAAGTGGAGCTATGA